Proteins from a genomic interval of Alosa alosa isolate M-15738 ecotype Scorff River chromosome 8, AALO_Geno_1.1, whole genome shotgun sequence:
- the bmf2 gene encoding BCL2 modifying factor 2, whose protein sequence is MDDEEEDMFRPISRCWGTPFMDVKFEERTTQTNSLAIVPGRGSGMLPCRLAQESRPFFRGNAGLRWHFPALFEPAQGLGGLEDEREASRPEGGEVEEREVAEERAVLEDGPRLAQRPLRVAEEEEEEEEEAHMSVEVQIGRKLREIGDHFNQEQLQMLARHQRDHLPLWWRAGAAVFGYLLQRVDVAPAARHGNPR, encoded by the exons ATGGACGATGAAGAGGAGGACATGTTTCGACCCATCTCGCGTTGCTGGGGGACCCCTTTCATGGATGTCAAATTCGAGGAACGaaccacacagacaaacagcttGGCCATTGTCCCTGGGAGAGGCAGTGGCATGCTGCCCTGTCGATTAGCACAAGAGTCCAGGCCGTTCTTCCGTG GCAACGCTGGACTTCGCTGGCATTTCCCTGCGCTCTTTGAGCCCGCCCAGGGCCTTGGGGGCCTGGAGGATGAGCGGGAGGCTTCGCGGCCAGAGGGAGGCGAGGTGGAGGAGCGGGAGGTGGCGGAGGAGCGGGCGGTGCTGGAGGATGGCCCCAGATTAGCCCAGAGACCGCTGAGGGtggccgaggaggaggaggaggaggaggaggaggcccacATGAGCGTGGAGGTGCAGATCGGACGCAAGCTGCGCGAGATCGGCGACCATTTCAACCAGGAGCAGCTGCAGATG CTTGCCCGACACCAAAGAGACCATCTGCCGCTGTGGTGGCGCGCTGGTGCCGCCGTCTTTGGCTACCTGCTCCAGAGGGTAGACGTGGCCCCTGCTGCCCGACACGGCAACCCAAGATGA